From the Mangifera indica cultivar Alphonso chromosome 10, CATAS_Mindica_2.1, whole genome shotgun sequence genome, one window contains:
- the LOC123227201 gene encoding galactan beta-1,4-galactosyltransferase GALS3-like: MALKERDQKDNKEKKLFVWLAWNCAAELKLLIGFLLILCSIVTLLQFIPSRFTMPSSDLRLCISKINTNDSQNATFHLQQQPPLASSPPYPPPPSTPSPSPPPPALELDQIIHNATTIKRAFNTYGAAAYNFITMGSYRGGLNTFAILGLSSKPNHVFGKPTYECEWVPLNHSQPSIEASGYRILPDWGYGRIYTVVVVNCTFNEPVNGDNSGGSLVVHASRAFGADAKHSAVDQIQAIQEPPGSVDFSIYTTYAPKYDYFYCGSPLYGNLSPQRIREWIAYHVRLFGGKSHFVIYDAGGVHPEVLKVLKPWMELGYVTLQDIKEQERFDGYYHNQFLVVNDCLHRYKFMAKWMFFFDADEYIYVPSKMSIKALLDSLSGYDQFTIEQSHMSSQLCMQADAGKTQRKWGFEKLVYRDVKRGIRRDRKYAIQPRNVYASGVHMSQNLHGRTTHKTEGKIRYYHYHGTIANRQEPCTTFVNLTQYDFENTPYILDTTMKSTARAVKKFELRMIGHKLRKAHQ; the protein is encoded by the exons atgGCGCTCAAAGAAAGAGACCAGAAAgacaacaaagagaaaaagctGTTTGTGTGGTTGGCATGGAACTGTGCAGCGGAACTCAAGCTTTTAATAGGCTTTCTTTTGATTCTTTGCAGCATTGTAACTCTTCTCCAATTCATCCCATCTCGTTTCACCATGCCTTCCTCTGATTTACGTCTCTGCATCTCGAAAATCAACACGAACGACAGCCAAAACGCTACCTTTCATCTTCAACAACAGCCACCATTGGCCTCTTCTCCTCCTTATCCTCCTCCACCTTCAACTCCTTCGCCGTCTCCTCCTCCGCCTGCCCTTGAGCTGGACCAAATCATCCACAACGCCACCACCATCAAGCGAGCCTTCAACACATATGGAGCTGCAGCTTATAATTTCATCACCATGGGGAGCTACCGTGGAGGGCTCAACACTTTCGCCATTCTTGGCCTTTCTTCAAAGCCGAATCATGTCTTTGGAAAGCCCACTTATGAATGTGAGTGGGTTCCTTTAAACCATTCACAGCCGAGCATCGAGGCCTCCGGTTACAGAATCCTCCCCGACTGGGGATACGGCAGAATTTACACCGTTGTTGTTGTAAATTGTACCTTCAATGAACCCGTTAATGGTGACAACAGTGGAGGAAGTTTGGTGGTTCATGCCTCAAGAGCTTTTGGTGCTGATGCAAAACACAGTGCGGTGGATCAAATTCAGGCAATTCAAGAGCCTCCAGGGAGTGTTGATTTTAGTATTTATACTACTTATGCTCCAAAGTATGATTATTTCTATTGTGGGTCGCCTTTGTATGGGAATTTAAGTCCACAAAGGATAAGAGAGTGGATAGCTTATCATGTGAGACTATTTGGGGGGAAATCCCACTTTGTGATTTATGATGCCGGTGGGGTTCATCCTGAGGTTTTGAAGGTGTTGAAGCCATGGATGGAGTTGGGATATGTGACGTTGCAAGACATAAAGGAGCAAGAGAGGTTTGATGGGTACTATCACAATCAATTCTTGGTGGTGAATGATTGTTTACATAGATACAAGTTCATGGCTAAATGGATGTTCTTCTTTGATGCTGATGAATACATTTATGTGCCCTCAAAAATGTCCATCAAGGCTTTGCTTGATTCCCTTTCTGGCTATGATCAATTCACCATTGAGCAGAGTCATATGAGTAGTCAGCTTTGTATGCAAGCTGATGCTGGAAAAACTCAGAG GAAGTGGGGGTTTGAGAAGCTTGTATACCGGGATGTAAAGCGTGGGATAAGGAGGGATCGAAAATACGCCATTCAGCCTCGGAATGTATATGCGTCTGGAGTTCACATGTCGCAGAACCTCCATGGAAGAACAACCCACAAGACGGAAGGCAAGATTAGATACTACCATTACCATGGCACAATTGCAAACAGGCAAGAACCCTGCACTACTTTTGTCAATTTGACACAATATGACTTTGAAAACACTCCCTACATTCTGGATACAACAATGAAATCCACAGCTCGGGCTGTGAAGAAATTTGAGCTCAGAATGATTGGCCATAAACTTCGAAAAGCTCAccaatga